The genomic window TTCCTCCGAATCTTGGGAGCCTTGGGCCTACTATACTGAGACTTCTCCCACATTGCTTGTCCAGGGATGGGATTCAAGGAATGCTTATATGTTTCTTTATATGAGTCCATTGTCAACCACTTGTGATAATAGTCTTCAGGATTCCCATTGATTCTAGCTATTGCAGCACATGCGTGGACACATGGCATGCCTGAAATCTAGATTATATTCAATCAAAGAGGAGGTTCAGTCACAAACAGTTTATATTCATTCACGTCACAAACAGTTTATATTTCAATCAATGTTACAATTCCTACAAAAGTTGCCAATGAGACCTCATATGTACTTCTAAGACATTTTATAACTACTACcaagtaagaaaaaaaaaagaatcttaTACCTGTGATCTGCCAGAATCTGCATGTGCATATATGCTTTTCCAAGTCAACAACCATGTTTGTTGGAAATCCATGAATCTCAAATCTATGATAGCCATCATCACCACACCACACCGGACGCCATTTTTGTGACTCCTTCCTTATCTTCTCTAGTCTGCTCCTCTGAATAGGAGGTAACCTGCCAATGTGGTGTTGCAGCTTCACTTTGTTTTTTGCAATTGTTCTCATCACGAACATGCGTACTTCCTCTAGTAGAGTGAGTATAGGCTTTTTCCTATACTCCTTTATCCTTGCATTGAAGACCTCGCACGCGTTATTACAAATATTATCCAGCTTCGGATCATGACTAAAGTATGCCTTCGTCCAACTTTCCTTTGGCCATTTGTTCAAGTAGGCCCAGGCTTCCTCATTCTTTCTCTTTACTTTCTCCATTTTCTGTTCAAATCTATGCCTAGTTGTCTCTCTTGCACATTCTCATAACATGGTTCTTAACTCTTGCGTGTTCCACTGCTTGTTAAAGTTCTTCCATAGGTGCCACATACAAAACCTATGGTGCACTCCAGGCATCAATTCACGGACTGCTGGAATTAACCCCTGCCATCATATGACTATATCTGTTAGCAATTACTGTTATCGAGCCCCAATTAAGCCCCCCAAATAAACAGTTATGACTCTATCTAAACCCTTAAATTTAAATTATGTCCCAACAGAGTTCTCGATAGTTGCAGTCAAATTTTTTTAAAGCTTAAATATTACCTTTTGCATGTTAGACATGAAGCACCATTTGTTAGAGGCTACATCACCCAGATCATCTAACAGAAGCTCCAGAAACCATCGCCAGTTTTTCTTGTTCTCAACCTCTACAATGGCCCAAGCGATGACATATATATGGTTGTTGGCGTCTTGTCCAACTGCGGCTAGTATTTGTCCTCCAAAGTGTGTCTTCAAAAAGGCTCCATCTAGCCCAATTAGAGGCCGACACCCAGCCTTGAATCCTTTCTTGCATCCATCGAGGCATATATACGTACATTTTTTCGAAAGTTGGTTCTCCTTCAGGCTGCGGCTTCACTCCTATTTTAATAGTTGATCCAAGGTTACTTTTCAATAGTGTCTCTGCATAGTCTCTGAGAAGTGTGTATTGTGCTGCCGCATCTCCATATACAATGTTCCTTGCATCACTTAAGGCTCTAGTCAGAGAGGACTTATTGAGGTCAAGATCACACTTCCTCTTGAAGTAATCAGACGCTTCTCCATGTTTCGGGTTAggatattttcttattttctttaccAGCTTTGAGGCTAACCACTTCCTATTTGCTGCCCTATTTTTAGTTCTCCTTGCACATATGTGGTTGTTGTTGAATGTTTTCATCTGCCAGCAAGTCCCTTCATGATCCATAGAGGCATATGCAACCCACTTACAACCCTCCTTCTTGTACTTGCAAACAGCTCTCACCCTATAACTCTCAtttcttttgaaattgatttgcCTCCCCTCTTGTATGGTGAACTCTCTCACGGCCTCAATAAAATCATGTTTGCTATTGAACTTCATCCCGACCTCCAACTTTAGCTCACCAAATTTTGCTCCCTCCATGAACATTGGAAAAGCATCGTCCTCATCTGCATCAGATTCTTCGTCTGAATTAGGTGGGGTCTTTATTTCCTCAGATTTTCACAAGTCATTTCCATCAGAATCATCGTGGTATGCATCAAAGGCGTCATATGGTGGCTGGAGCTCAGGGGCTTTTCCAATCACTTGGTCCAGATCAACTTCCTCATCAGAATTCTGAACTATCAGCTCATCTTCTTCACACAAGTCTTCGAGACATATCTTACCTTTTgccttattttttttcattttcaactCCCTGGGTCTTGCTGTAGCAACTTCAGAATCAGATTCATCATCACTTGAACTCTCAAAAGCCTCGGATCCAGGCCTATAAAGTTCATCTTTCGCACTCTCATACGAGTCACTACTGTCACTGCTTAATGTCACGGATGGGACCTCACCAACAACCTTCTTCTCTTTGGGTGCAAATCTTGAAGCTGATCGTGTCACTCGTTTTGGTAGTGGTATCGGTACCTTCTTCACAGCACCTTTCTTTGGGGTAGACTTTGAATTCTTTTTTACACTTGTTTCAGACTTTTTTGTAGTGGTAGGTGGAATAGACTTCTcagatttattattttttggtttaGAAGAACATGGATTGGAAATAGGCATTGGTTTAGGCTGGGCTGGAGGTGTGGATGTGGGCTGGGCTGGAGGTGTGGTTGTGGGCTGGGCTACAGGTTCAAAGGTGGGTTGAGCTGGATAATTTGAGGTGGGTTTGGTTTGAGGTTTTGAATGGGGCTGACTTGGAGGAGCAGAGTTCAGTTGGCCTGGGGGTACAGAGTTTGCTTCAGGGAATGTGATCGTATTTTGTTCAAGGGCTGTATTTGGAATACATGAGGATGGATTTGAGGTGGTGCCAGATACCATGATTTTTGGATTAGCGGTCATAGGGACCAGTTGTGGAACCTCATCACCTTCATGTTCAGAATTTCCATGCTCAAGATATACATGCACTACACCTTCATTATTCTTTGCGTGAAAGCACATCTCTAAGAGCTCCTTGTCATGTGATAGTGCTCTCAATCCAGTCTTCAAGGGCCTTCCAGGAACTAGCCACCAGCACTCCTTCAAGTTGTCATATCCTAGAACCTTGTAATAATTTCTTATTGAGAACACGTCCAATGTATCTGCCTCTAGTCCAAATAACTGTTCAATTTGGTCTCCAACATACACAACTTCTCCATCTTCTTTTGTCTCAAAACTTCCTCCATAGTGGATGACAATTGTTATATCATCATCCATCTACATTGCAAAATAACAAAAATCTcaacaataattttaaaaaacaaaGCATACTGACTTAACTGACTTCAAACTTCAAACAGGACAATAGGTCATCATTCATTTTAAAACaacaaattttttaaacacaagcAATAACACACACATGATAACATTTTTTCACAGATAGCAAAAGATAAAATCGACATTCTCTTCTTCATCAAGGAAAAAAAAACCCTAGCATCATTCACATGCAACAATTTTCAATGCCCTAAATATAACCAGCACCTTGCTTCGATAATAACAATGCAATACAAAAACccaaacaaaaaccaaaaacagaGTATTAAgaaatttgtgaaaaaaaaaataaaacttcaCTTCCTAACCTGATCTTCTTCGTTTCTTTCTGCGCCTATGTTAGTTCGTCAGCAACCTCACCCAGCAGTCCAATACACCAACAATGTTACTCTGATTCTCCTTCTTCACAGTCAAGCAATGGAGAAGAACAACAAAGtggagaagaagaatagaagacaaagagaaggaagaagaagggtcAATCTACGTCTGTGTCTTCATCTACACGTTGGCCCAATTTTTTTAACCCAATAAAGCCCTTAAACGACGTCACATTGAGTTAAAACTGGGAGGGAAcataaaacggcgtcgttttataCTTTCCTACGTGTCAATTTAACGTGCCACATCAGCGTTCCGTTAACGGAGATAGCTACGAGGGCAAACGTGGGTCACGATTCAATATTTCAGGGTTTTAATTGGGTAACTATAAATTTCGGGGTCCAAATTGAGTCCGCTCGACAATTTCAGGGGCCAAAATGAGTATTAACTCATTGTTTGACACACACGTTTAATAAATTTTAGGTCGagttttctcttataaaaagagTTATATTTGCTCCCTAAATTAAAATGTTAGATATAAGTTTGATTCAACATTCTATTAAAATTGACAAAAATGAAGCAAAACAGTCTCATATATGATAACAAATTTTATTCCTAGCAATAATATAGTTTGATTGTAGTATAAAAAACTTTTAGCATGTGTGAGTGAATAAGTatgtataacaaaaaaaaaaaaaaacacacacacacatatatataatttGTTTGGTTGTTAAGATACTTATAAGTAAACATAAACACATTTATTATTAGTAACAATTTTTTCGCCTGGAAAATGTGTTTCATTTTCATATCTAATAATATTTATGTCCCAACTTTTTGCCAAAACAGTAAATACATGTATTATGTTATGTGTGGTTGTGTGTTAGTTTATCCATCTAAAATATGTGTTTTACTAAACAAATAACGAATATGTATTATAGTGTCTATATTTTTAAGAGCAACTCTAATATGATATTTTTtggatattatttttgatatatacaataattaaattaatttaaaattaaaatttgtattagatatgttatttaaaataatatttaatattagtaaaaaaaactatattatttaaaaaaaagaccAATTTAATATTNNNNNNNNNNNNNNNNNNNNNNNNNNNNNNNNNNNNNNNNNNNNNNNNNNNNNNNNNNNNNNNNNNNNNNNNNNNNNNNNNNNNNNNNNNNNNNNNNNNNNNNNNNNNNNNNNNNNNNNNNNNNNNNNNNNNNNNNNNNNNNNNNNNNNNAAATTTATGTGaagaaaaaagtaaaatatatttttttaatttattctattttatatttaatttataattaaataaaatataaaaaaatattttttatgtgtttttattttttttaaacttaTAGAAACCACCATGTATCGCCCTAATTGGAAATAGCTGAAAAACTATGTTTTGCTCTGCGGTTTACGTACACACTTTCAAGCAAACAATAAACACCAATGAAAGCAGCACTGTTAAGTGTTTTCACTTTTCAACTTTCCATACCTTCAAACCAAAAGGCCAAGTGGCCAACAATGGTTGCTAGTTAGTTTCTCTTTCTAACGAACTTGGGTTGATCAAGTGGTCAACTCACTCATCTGCTTAAACAAGTATCAGAATTCGAATTTAACTTTGTGCATATAGTAAATTATTAGCTAATAATAGACttttaaatagaatttaaatgcgcgacaaattaatttttgactTGTTTTTTCCTAACATACCAANNNNNNNNNNNNNNNNNNNNNNNNNNNNNNNNNNNNNNNNNNNNNNNNNNNNNNNNNNNNNNNNNNNNNNNNNNNNNNNNNNNNNNNNNNNNNNNNNNNNNNNNNNNNNNNNNNNNNNNNNNNNNNNNNNNNNNNNNNNNNNNNNNNNNNNNNNNNNNNNNNNNNNNNNNNNNNNNNNNNNNNNNNNNNNNNNNNNNNatataatatttaattaataatcataatCATCCCATAAAAATAATAGCAATATTAAGTATCTTAACCTTTGCATGATATTATAATAAGACATATTCCTTGGTCCGCGCTTTGCTTCTGTCATCACACACACATATCCAATGCCGGCAATGGCTACTTCCAACTCTGCACAATTTTTATACAATTTAGAAAGCACATAAGTCTTCTATGTTCCTGGCTTCCActgatttcttcttcttcttcttcttcttcttcttcttcttctctttagaAATTATTGTCTAGTTTCCTCCAAGAACCTGGCTTTGAATTAACATGATGTCTTATTATTAGTCCTGTTTTCATTGATCAAAATCAAAGCAAAAGTCAAAAGCTTCTTGTCAAGTAATTTGAATTGTTCAACAGTGCAACTTCAATATATATAGCATCTTCATATACAGTGCTTCACCTTCATCATTCAACTGTTTATTTGCCAGCACGTGCGCTACGACACCCTCGCCGGAGGTGGGGTGTGAGTGGAAATCTTGTGAAGGATCAGAGTATAACAAAAAGGTTAGGAAGAGATAAGGTCAAAGACTTGGCCAAGTTTGAAAAATTTTCATTAGAGTCAGGGGGATGAATGGTTGAATGCTTTGATTCTATAGTATCTTTTTAGATTCTGAGTTTTATGTATGACGATCATATATAATTATGAGTTATTGAGTGGTTTTTGAAGTGGTAGCTTAATTTTATTAGGTCCAAAAGATAAGTTCATTGTTTTAAGTCTCTTAGTTTGTCAACGTGCATGCCAATAtgaatttctaattttaatttctttttttttgggtAGTAGATGAATGTTACCTTTGTTTTTCAAATATTAGCAATTGGTGAATTCATATAGTAAATGCCCTTTTGGATCCTTATCATTTGTCCAAAAGACAAAGCGCCTCTCTACAATTCAAAAATCTCTAGTCGGTCTCCAACCATCCAAGTGATTAGGAATTTTCGAATGGGAagtgctaggtaaacaatgaccATTTTTAACAACGTTAACAACcaccaattaaataaaaatacactacatcctaatttaatgctactaattaaatttaagattaatttattcttttaactctattaattcacattgttcacacattgttcaaaaatgttATTGGTTACCTATATTTTTCCTTTTCGAATTGTGGAGGATCACGTTGTGTGTTGCTCGAATTCATGTATACTCATTAATCTTGAATATTCTAAACCTTTCTGAGTTCTGATGTGAACTTTGTTGTTTGCATTAGATTccatttatatttttggattgcTATATAGATTTATGAAATAGTTGGAGTATTCTTGTACACTCAAGTGTCTTTACAGATAATGAATTTGGTTCTTTACATGTTGATCTCCAACTGTTTGAAGAATGTTCCATGAGGCTTTCTTTGTTGTGATGTCATTTTAGATATGGCAGGGAACTTCAGATTCACAATGGACCAAAAGGATATTGTTAGAATCTTGACAACAACCATCGATAGTTTCATTCAGGATCGATTAATCGACAAAGAACTAAGAGCTCAGCACAAAGAACAGTGTGCAGAGAGGTTAGCAGCTGAAGATGGAAGTTCTGAAAAAGACACTGAGGTAGAGTACTCTGATCAAGCAGTGTTAGCAAATCTTGATTGGGGTATCGAGGCGCTTGAAGAAGCTATCAATACCTATAACACGGAAACTAAGCTTGCGAGACTCGATTATGCTGAGAAGATGCTGCAAGTTTGTGCAATGCTGAATCCTAAGCAAAAGACTGCTGGAGTGCCAAACTTCTACCTTTCAGCTTGGGCACATTTGAACCTATCATACCTATGGAAGTTGAGGAACAACATTCAGAATTGTGTTCTTCATGCCATTGACATGTTCATCGTTGATCCTTTTTTCACTCGGATTGACTTTGCTCCAGAACTCTGGAAAACTCTGTTCCTTCCACACATGAGCTCTATTGTAGGGTGGTATTCAGAGGAGAGGCACAAACTTATGATGGAAGTAATACCTGAAACTTCTGATTTTTCAGTCACAGCTGATTTTGATCAACTTTTCAATGAATCCTTGGTATTCTCTCTGAGGCCAAATCAGTTAGATAAGTTGCAAAAACTGGAGCAGCTTTATGGAGAGTCTTTGGACGAGAACACGCGGCTATATGCAAAGTACTATAAGGACTGCATGAACTCTGATTCCACTACCTCAGGCAAGAAGGTTGTTCCCATGTTGCCAATTGCTGAGCCGCCAATGACTCCTTTGCATGAGTTGAGCAGGTCGGTTCCAGATTATGTGAAATTCGGTCCGATTTTGCCTAAGAGTGCTGGCTTTTCTTTGATGTCAATGCCAAAAGATGGTGTAAATGAAAAAACCAGGTAGTATTTCATGCACCAAAATGTAAATTCTGTGTGCATGTGTTCCATTTTCAGTGAAAATTTTTACTTCATTTGAGCCTACTATGCATGTACCTTTTTGGATgctgaatttcaaattttcaacagAGATAAACCATCGAGCCATTCCAAGGTGGAAAACTCATCTATATGGGGTACTAAGGTGAAAGagagttaattatatttttattgcaaATAATATCTATAGCTTTAGATTCATGGTTCTCAAGTAGCATAAGTGTATAGCCCTTATGATAATTTATGATATGTAGGAGAGCATCATTGAagagaatgaaaatgaaaatgaaaatgaagaagattcAGATTCTGATCTTGATGATGCATCTGTGGGTTCTCCTAACAAAAATAATGTTTTCTCGCCTGAAAGGAAGGCGATCAAGGACGACAATATTGAGCCAAAAGTGCATCTATCAAACCAAAGGAGTAAAATATACTCTCCTAGTATCTCCTCTCCCTTGGACTCTCCAAGAACTCCTCAAGACAATTCGTCATTAAATCCTCATATGCGCAGCAAAAGAGAGCCGAAGTACTTGCGCTTATTGTCTAGTCGTTTAAGGGATTCGATCATTTCTGACTCTTTAACATCATCACCAGACCTGAGCACTGATCACATTATGAACTCTGATCATGAAATGATGGTGTGCCTCTTATGATATCTATGACCCCATATGTTAATAATACTATTAACTTTCTATTATTGCTAAGTGTGAATGTGATTATCAATTTTTATGTTGAAGACTGTAATTTTTCTTTGGAATATAGGTGAACATTAAGAAGAAAGACTATAATCGAATTCCATGTATGAGTTATGAAAATGAGGATAGCCTGGTGCTAAATGACAGGTAAACTATATTAATATGTTCTATGATGCTCTTAATTATATAGTTCTTATGCATAGCATAGAGCATTTGATAAGTAATAATCATTATAGGTTTCTTAGTGCTTCAATATCTTTGGATGCAGTTCTTTTTGTGAAAGTGATGAGGGATATCATGGCTGCATTTCATTGCCCAAATTAGAGAAGCAGACTACCGGATCAAAGCCGCCAAAAGATTTTGTATGTCCAATCACAGGTCAGATATTTTGTGATCCTGTTACCCTTGAAACAGGCCAGACCTATGAAAGAAAAGCTATTCAAGAATGGCTTAAAACAGGAAACACAACATGCCCCATCACGCGACAGCCTCTATCCGCAAGCATGTTACCCAAAACAAACTATGTTTTGAAGAGATTGATAACATCCTGGAAGGAACAACATCCTGAACTAGCTCAGGAGTTCTCAAATTCTAACACTAACACACCAAGGGGTTCTTCTTGTTCTCCATTGCTGAAAGACAACTCAATGCTGTCCATTTTACAAAGAACACCCGACTCAATGACTCATAAGAACAAAGAGGATTATATCATACAAAGGAGCAAGAGATTTATACAGGTTGCTGCAACATCTCCAACTAGTGTGCTATCTCAAGCTGCAGTTGAAACAATCATGAATTCCATGAAACCATACATTTCAAGTCTCTGCACATCAGAAAACTTACAAGAATGTGAAGAAGCTGTATTGGAAATTGCTAGATCATGGAAGGATGCAAAGAGTGATCCTCAGATTCATTCTTATTTATCAAAACCAACTGTCATAAACGGTTTAATGGAAATACTTTCAGCTTCTCTGAATGGAGAAGTTCTGAGGACAACAATTTACATCCTTACAGAGCTAATTTTTCTAGACGAAAGTGTCGGAGAGATACTTAACAGTGTAGATTCTGATTTTGATTGTTTGGCTGCTCTGCTCAAGAATGGTTTGGCTGAGGCAGCACTTCTGATTTATCAGCTAAGACCAGTTTTTGCTCAGCTATCAGCCCATGAGCTTATACCGTCTCTAGTCCAAGTGATTCAGAACAAAAATGAGGAGTTGGATGATTTTCAATTAGTTATGGACCCGAAAGATGCCGCCATAGCAATTCTTGAACAAATATTAGCCGGAGGGGATGAATACAGCAGGTCCCTTAATGCTTTGAGTGTTATTTCAGCAAATGGAATTCCGGCATTGGTAAAATATTTAGAGAGGATGGAGGTAAGGACGTCTGTTGTTTCCATACTTTTGTGTTGTATGCAAGCTGAAAGAAGTTGCAAGAACTTGATAGCAAGTCGAGTCGAATTGTCTCCTGTTCTTGAATTATTTCATGGT from Arachis ipaensis cultivar K30076 chromosome B09, Araip1.1, whole genome shotgun sequence includes these protein-coding regions:
- the LOC107616050 gene encoding proteoglycan 4-like; translation: MDDDITIVIHYGGSFETKEDGEVVYVGDQIEQLFGLEADTLDVFSIRNYYKVLGYDNLKECWWLVPGRPLKTGLRALSHDKELLEMCFHAKNNEGVVHVYLEHGNSEHEGDEVPQLVPMTANPKIMVSGTTSNPSSCIPNTALEQNTITFPEANSVPPGQLNSAPPSQPHSKPQTKPTSNYPAQPTFEPVAQPTTTPPAQPTSTPPAQPKPMPISNPCSSKPKNNKSEKSIPPTTTKKSETSVKKNSKSTPKKGAVKKVPIPLPKRVTRSASRFAPKEKKVVGEVPSVTLSSDSSDSYESAKDELYRPGSEAFESSSDDESDSEVATARPRELKMKKNKAKGKICLEDLCEEDELIVQNSDEEVDLDQVIGKAPELQPPYDAFDAYHDDSDGNDL
- the LOC107619017 gene encoding putative E3 ubiquitin-protein ligase LIN-1 isoform X1, whose amino-acid sequence is MAGNFRFTMDQKDIVRILTTTIDSFIQDRLIDKELRAQHKEQCAERLAAEDGSSEKDTEVEYSDQAVLANLDWGIEALEEAINTYNTETKLARLDYAEKMLQVCAMLNPKQKTAGVPNFYLSAWAHLNLSYLWKLRNNIQNCVLHAIDMFIVDPFFTRIDFAPELWKTLFLPHMSSIVGWYSEERHKLMMEVIPETSDFSVTADFDQLFNESLVFSLRPNQLDKLQKLEQLYGESLDENTRLYAKYYKDCMNSDSTTSGKKVVPMLPIAEPPMTPLHELSRSVPDYVKFGPILPKSAGFSLMSMPKDGVNEKTRDKPSSHSKVENSSIWGTKESIIEENENENENEEDSDSDLDDASVGSPNKNNVFSPERKAIKDDNIEPKVHLSNQRSKIYSPSISSPLDSPRTPQDNSSLNPHMRSKREPKYLRLLSSRLRDSIISDSLTSSPDLSTDHIMNSDHEMMVNIKKKDYNRIPCMSYENEDSLVLNDSSFCESDEGYHGCISLPKLEKQTTGSKPPKDFVCPITGQIFCDPVTLETGQTYERKAIQEWLKTGNTTCPITRQPLSASMLPKTNYVLKRLITSWKEQHPELAQEFSNSNTNTPRGSSCSPLLKDNSMLSILQRTPDSMTHKNKEDYIIQRSKRFIQVAATSPTSVLSQAAVETIMNSMKPYISSLCTSENLQECEEAVLEIARSWKDAKSDPQIHSYLSKPTVINGLMEILSASLNGEVLRTTIYILTELIFLDESVGEILNSVDSDFDCLAALLKNGLAEAALLIYQLRPVFAQLSAHELIPSLVQVIQNKNEELDDFQLVMDPKDAAIAILEQILAGGDEYSRSLNALSVISANGIPALVKYLERMEVRTSVVSILLCCMQAERSCKNLIASRVELSPVLELFHGGNDSVKGVCAEFLSELVQLNRRTFCNQILQIIKDEGAFSTMHTFLVYLQMAPMEHQLAVASLLLQLDLLVEPRKMSIYREEAVETLIEALWQKDFSNTQIKALDALLYLIGHVTSSGKSYTEAWLLKIAGFDQPYNALMKAEQLGQRDNDLVETMEDEKNALNSWQKRVAFVLCNHENGSIFKALEECLRSTSLEMAKSCLVLATWITHMLSTLPDTGIRDVARESLLDEFINVLLSSKNMEEKILANLALNTFISDPIAHEALGGYAKSIYRTLRKLKKHSAAAVDIMRILLNLKSVDVTELWSCKEVVELDLSSNGEVLSLLYLNGQVLSGHSDGTIKVWDARKRIPRIIQETREHTKAVTSLCSSGDRLYSGSLDKTIRVWTIKANEIICIDVHDVKEAVYELTANARLACYVSQGTGAKVYNWSEAPKHINFSKYVKCLAVAGNKLYCGCSGYSIQEVDLSKHTSYSFFSGTRKLLGKQTIHALQIHDGFLYACGSSVDATAGKIFSLSTKMVVGSLSTGLDIHRVAINNDFIFAGTKFGTIEVWLKDKFTRVASIKMAGGNTKITSLVSDADGMMLFVGSSDGKIQVWALD
- the LOC107619017 gene encoding putative E3 ubiquitin-protein ligase LIN-1 isoform X2; this translates as MDQKDIVRILTTTIDSFIQDRLIDKELRAQHKEQCAERLAAEDGSSEKDTEVEYSDQAVLANLDWGIEALEEAINTYNTETKLARLDYAEKMLQVCAMLNPKQKTAGVPNFYLSAWAHLNLSYLWKLRNNIQNCVLHAIDMFIVDPFFTRIDFAPELWKTLFLPHMSSIVGWYSEERHKLMMEVIPETSDFSVTADFDQLFNESLVFSLRPNQLDKLQKLEQLYGESLDENTRLYAKYYKDCMNSDSTTSGKKVVPMLPIAEPPMTPLHELSRSVPDYVKFGPILPKSAGFSLMSMPKDGVNEKTRDKPSSHSKVENSSIWGTKESIIEENENENENEEDSDSDLDDASVGSPNKNNVFSPERKAIKDDNIEPKVHLSNQRSKIYSPSISSPLDSPRTPQDNSSLNPHMRSKREPKYLRLLSSRLRDSIISDSLTSSPDLSTDHIMNSDHEMMVNIKKKDYNRIPCMSYENEDSLVLNDSSFCESDEGYHGCISLPKLEKQTTGSKPPKDFVCPITGQIFCDPVTLETGQTYERKAIQEWLKTGNTTCPITRQPLSASMLPKTNYVLKRLITSWKEQHPELAQEFSNSNTNTPRGSSCSPLLKDNSMLSILQRTPDSMTHKNKEDYIIQRSKRFIQVAATSPTSVLSQAAVETIMNSMKPYISSLCTSENLQECEEAVLEIARSWKDAKSDPQIHSYLSKPTVINGLMEILSASLNGEVLRTTIYILTELIFLDESVGEILNSVDSDFDCLAALLKNGLAEAALLIYQLRPVFAQLSAHELIPSLVQVIQNKNEELDDFQLVMDPKDAAIAILEQILAGGDEYSRSLNALSVISANGIPALVKYLERMEVRTSVVSILLCCMQAERSCKNLIASRVELSPVLELFHGGNDSVKGVCAEFLSELVQLNRRTFCNQILQIIKDEGAFSTMHTFLVYLQMAPMEHQLAVASLLLQLDLLVEPRKMSIYREEAVETLIEALWQKDFSNTQIKALDALLYLIGHVTSSGKSYTEAWLLKIAGFDQPYNALMKAEQLGQRDNDLVETMEDEKNALNSWQKRVAFVLCNHENGSIFKALEECLRSTSLEMAKSCLVLATWITHMLSTLPDTGIRDVARESLLDEFINVLLSSKNMEEKILANLALNTFISDPIAHEALGGYAKSIYRTLRKLKKHSAAAVDIMRILLNLKSVDVTELWSCKEVVELDLSSNGEVLSLLYLNGQVLSGHSDGTIKVWDARKRIPRIIQETREHTKAVTSLCSSGDRLYSGSLDKTIRVWTIKANEIICIDVHDVKEAVYELTANARLACYVSQGTGAKVYNWSEAPKHINFSKYVKCLAVAGNKLYCGCSGYSIQEVDLSKHTSYSFFSGTRKLLGKQTIHALQIHDGFLYACGSSVDATAGKIFSLSTKMVVGSLSTGLDIHRVAINNDFIFAGTKFGTIEVWLKDKFTRVASIKMAGGNTKITSLVSDADGMMLFVGSSDGKIQVWALD